In the genome of Pseudomonadota bacterium, one region contains:
- a CDS encoding F0F1 ATP synthase subunit A, with protein sequence MSISPDSIVFWEYGIFSLNGTIVFTWIVMALLSFGSWLITRRFKPDGDVSLLQSMLEAIVGSIRQQLKEVTPYQPKGIMDFLGTLFLFIAVSNILSVIPGFQPPTGSLSTTAALALLVFIAVPVYGISRAGFFNYLSNYLRPSFFMLPFNIMGEISRTLALAVRLFGNVMSSNMIGAILLLITPLFFPVIMQLLGLLTGVVQAYIFAILAAVYIGAAMEIQSIPKKIKKGEKI encoded by the coding sequence ATGTCAATCAGTCCTGACAGCATTGTTTTCTGGGAATACGGCATATTTTCCTTAAACGGAACCATTGTTTTCACATGGATAGTCATGGCTTTACTGTCTTTTGGCTCATGGCTGATAACCAGACGGTTTAAACCGGACGGAGATGTTTCCCTGTTGCAAAGCATGCTGGAAGCAATTGTCGGTTCTATCCGGCAGCAGTTAAAAGAAGTAACTCCTTACCAGCCCAAAGGAATTATGGATTTTCTTGGAACATTGTTTCTGTTTATAGCCGTTTCCAATATACTTTCCGTAATTCCCGGATTTCAACCGCCTACAGGCTCGCTTTCGACCACAGCAGCCCTTGCCCTTCTGGTTTTTATAGCTGTTCCGGTTTACGGAATTTCAAGAGCGGGTTTTTTTAACTATCTTTCAAATTATCTGCGTCCTTCATTTTTCATGCTTCCGTTTAATATTATGGGAGAAATCAGCAGAACGTTAGCACTTGCCGTGCGTCTCTTCGGCAATGTTATGAGCAGCAATATGATAGGAGCCATTCTTCTGCTTATCACCCCGCTTTTTTTCCCTGTTATAATGCAGTTGCTGGGGCTGCTCACAGGAGTGGTTCAGGCATATATCTTTGCCATTCTCGCGGCAGTGTATATCGGCGCCGCGATGGAAATACAATCAATACCGAAAAAAATAAAAAAAGGAGAAAAAATATGA
- a CDS encoding F0F1 ATP synthase subunit C, giving the protein MSDLTWVAVASILASSICIGIGSIGPALGEGKALAQALSSIAQQPDETNAITRTLFVGMAMVESTAIYCFVVTMILIFANPFWNYFLSKAGG; this is encoded by the coding sequence ATGAGTGATTTAACATGGGTGGCTGTAGCATCCATACTTGCTTCGAGCATATGCATCGGAATAGGATCGATAGGCCCTGCCCTTGGTGAAGGAAAAGCTTTGGCACAGGCTTTAAGTTCCATTGCACAGCAGCCTGATGAAACCAATGCGATTACCCGAACGCTTTTTGTGGGAATGGCAATGGTGGAATCAACTGCAATCTATTGTTTTGTAGTGACAATGATACTTATTTTCGCAAATCCTTTCTGGAATTATTTTCTTTCCAAAGCCGGAGGATAA
- a CDS encoding ATP synthase subunit I: MEIDPFVICVATVWGVILSILFFGGLWWTLKKIPQKQNPQRFLGYSFIIRTSIALGGFWLALNHSLAAFGITMAAFALMRFILTHRLGSAKGDEKNVNQS; encoded by the coding sequence ATGGAGATTGACCCTTTTGTCATATGTGTTGCAACGGTATGGGGAGTAATCCTGAGTATTCTCTTTTTCGGGGGGTTGTGGTGGACTTTAAAAAAAATCCCGCAAAAACAAAATCCCCAACGTTTTCTTGGATACAGCTTCATTATACGAACATCTATAGCGCTTGGTGGATTCTGGCTGGCTTTAAACCACAGCCTTGCGGCTTTTGGGATAACAATGGCCGCATTTGCTCTTATGCGCTTTATTTTAACACACCGGTTGGGTTCCGCAAAAGGAGACGAAAAGAATGTCAATCAGTCCTGA
- the atpD gene encoding F0F1 ATP synthase subunit beta, which yields MTNYGNQATINEGIVVSVRGGIVDIFFNKDLPPLYTLLWAGEDKPIPIEAVTHIDANRIRGIALSSTSGLGRGDIARSYGKTLTSPVGKNLLGRMFNVFGETIDGLEKTEYSEYRSIHRPSINLSGRTTSQEIFLTGIKAIDLLVPLERGGKAGLFGGAGVGKTVVITELIHNIVGKHKGMSIFCGIGERCREGEELYREMSQAGVLKNTVMVFGQMDEPPGARFRVGHVALTMAEYFRDDLGQDVLLLIDNIFRFIQAGSELSGLLGRLPSRMGYQPTMGTELAELEERISSGAKAAITSIQAVYVPADDLTDPSAVHTFSHLSASIVLSRKRAGEGFYPAIDPLQSRSAMLQPRIVGQRHYDIAREVRKTLANYEELKDIIAMLGIEELAREDRKTVFRARRLERFLTQPFFTTNQFTGLDGKFVGIEDTISGCERIINDEFSDIPESALYMIGSVDEAKKTMGEKT from the coding sequence ATGACCAATTACGGGAACCAGGCAACTATAAACGAAGGTATTGTAGTTTCCGTGCGCGGCGGCATCGTTGACATATTTTTCAATAAAGACCTGCCACCCTTATATACCCTGCTTTGGGCAGGCGAAGATAAGCCAATTCCCATTGAAGCCGTCACCCATATAGATGCAAACCGCATCAGAGGTATAGCCCTTTCTTCCACTTCAGGGCTTGGCAGGGGTGACATAGCGCGTTCATACGGCAAAACACTGACATCGCCTGTAGGCAAAAATCTTCTGGGCCGGATGTTCAATGTGTTCGGAGAAACTATCGACGGACTTGAAAAAACCGAATATTCCGAATACAGATCTATTCATCGCCCATCCATTAATTTATCCGGGCGTACTACCAGCCAGGAAATTTTTTTAACCGGAATAAAAGCCATCGACCTTTTAGTCCCTCTTGAACGGGGCGGCAAAGCCGGATTGTTCGGAGGGGCGGGTGTGGGTAAGACCGTGGTTATAACCGAGTTGATCCATAATATAGTCGGCAAACATAAAGGGATGAGCATTTTCTGCGGCATCGGGGAACGTTGCAGGGAAGGGGAAGAACTTTACAGGGAAATGAGCCAGGCCGGCGTACTTAAAAATACGGTGATGGTTTTCGGCCAGATGGATGAGCCTCCCGGCGCCCGGTTTCGCGTGGGTCACGTTGCTCTGACTATGGCCGAGTATTTCCGGGATGACCTGGGCCAGGACGTATTGCTTCTCATTGATAATATTTTCCGTTTCATACAGGCCGGTTCCGAACTATCGGGACTTCTGGGAAGGCTGCCCTCAAGAATGGGATACCAACCCACCATGGGCACTGAACTGGCCGAACTGGAAGAACGCATATCAAGTGGCGCCAAAGCCGCCATTACATCCATACAGGCGGTTTACGTACCTGCCGATGATTTAACCGACCCTTCGGCGGTTCATACTTTTTCACATTTGTCAGCCTCCATCGTTCTTTCACGAAAACGGGCAGGTGAAGGATTTTATCCTGCTATTGATCCTTTACAGTCCAGATCCGCCATGCTCCAGCCCCGTATTGTAGGACAAAGACATTACGATATTGCACGGGAAGTCAGAAAAACTCTGGCAAATTATGAAGAATTAAAAGATATTATCGCCATGCTTGGCATTGAGGAGCTGGCACGCGAAGACCGCAAAACGGTTTTCAGGGCAAGACGGCTGGAACGGTTTCTTACCCAGCCCTTTTTTACAACAAATCAGTTTACAGGACTTGATGGAAAATTTGTGGGTATTGAAGACACAATTTCAGGATGTGAAAGAATAATAAATGACGAATTTTCCGATATTCCGGAAAGCGCTTTGTATATGATTGGTTCAGTTGATGAAGCAAAAAAAACAATGGGAGAAAAAACTTGA
- a CDS encoding AtpZ/AtpI family protein, whose amino-acid sequence MPEDSENFDKKERQFSHAVDIREKRKIRAEKKKKEGFWFGLGMFGVVGWSVAVPTVAGIFIGLWIDIKYPSRYSWTLMLMIIGIVSGCANAWRWITRERNGIKEEREDNGD is encoded by the coding sequence ATGCCTGAAGATTCTGAAAATTTCGATAAAAAAGAACGGCAGTTTTCCCATGCCGTAGACATCCGTGAAAAGCGCAAAATCCGGGCGGAAAAGAAAAAAAAAGAAGGATTCTGGTTTGGCCTGGGTATGTTCGGTGTGGTGGGATGGTCTGTGGCCGTTCCGACCGTGGCAGGAATTTTTATCGGATTATGGATAGACATCAAATATCCGAGCCGCTATTCCTGGACACTGATGCTTATGATAATCGGCATTGTTTCAGGATGCGCCAACGCCTGGAGATGGATTACGCGGGAAAGAAACGGCATCAAAGAAGAAAGGGAAGATAATGGAGATTGA
- a CDS encoding F0F1 ATP synthase subunit epsilon codes for MNLTIYLPSEIFLDSPVKKIVGEGPEGSFCILPKHIDFVTALVPGILKYFSESGSEQFLALKEGILVKQQERVAVTTQMAFKGELGFLKETVDRIIYETDDREKQTQTAVARLEAGFIRSFMEIGKNA; via the coding sequence TTGAATCTAACCATTTATCTTCCATCGGAAATCTTTTTGGACTCTCCTGTCAAAAAAATTGTGGGAGAAGGCCCGGAGGGCTCATTTTGCATTTTGCCGAAACATATCGATTTCGTGACCGCTCTTGTTCCGGGTATTCTGAAATATTTTTCGGAATCCGGCAGTGAACAATTTCTCGCACTAAAGGAAGGAATACTGGTCAAGCAACAGGAGCGTGTTGCTGTTACTACCCAAATGGCTTTTAAGGGAGAACTTGGATTTTTAAAGGAAACGGTAGATAGAATTATCTATGAGACCGATGATCGTGAAAAGCAAACCCAAACAGCAGTAGCCCGGCTTGAAGCCGGTTTTATACGAAGTTTTATGGAAATCGGAAAAAATGCCTGA